Within Pseudomonas cichorii, the genomic segment ATGGCAACACCACGAACGGTTGGGCGAACGCCACGCCAGCGTTTGGCACCAGCTTTACCCAGGGAACGCAGGCTGTGCTCGGAGTTCGAGACTTCACCAAGCGTTGCACGGCATTCCGCCAGTACTTTACGCATCTCACCGGAGCGAAGACGCAGAGTAACGTACACACCTTCACGAGCGATCAGCTGTGCAGAAGCACCAGCGGAACGAGCGATCTGTGCGCCTTTACCTGGCTTCAGTTCGATGCCGTGTACGGTGCTACCAACTGGAATGTTGCGCAGTTGAAGAGCGTTGCCCGGCTTGATTGGAGCCAGAGCACCAGCGATCAGCTGGTCGCCAGCACTCACGCCTTTAGGGGCGATGATGTAGCGACGCTCGCCGTCTGCGTACAGCAGCAAAGCGATGTGAGCAGTACGGTTTGGATCGTATTCGATACGCTCGACAGTGGCAGCGATGCCATCTTTGTCGTTGCGACGGAAGTCAACCAAACGGTAATGCTGCTTATGACCACCACCCACGTGACGTGTAGTGATACGGCCATTGTTGTTACGACCACCAGACTTCGATTTTTTCTCGAGCAGCGGTGCGTGAGGAGCGCCTTTATGCAGCTCCTGATTGACCACCTTGACCACAAAACGGCGGCCAGGGGAAGTCGGTTTGCATTTAACGATTGCCATGATGCACCCCTTCCTTACTCAGCACTGCTGCTGAAATCGAGATCTTGGCCTGGCTGAAGGGAGATAACTGCCTTCTTCCAGTCATTACGCTTGCCCAGACCGCGAGCAGTGCGTTTGCTCTTACCCAGAACATTCAGGGTAGTAACACGCTCTACTTTCACGCTGAACAGGCTTTCGACGGCCTTCTTGATTTCCAGCTTGGTTGCGTCAGTAGCAACCTTGAAAACGAACTGGCCTTTCTTGTCAGCCAGAACCGTGGCCTTCTCGGAAACGTGCGGGCCAAGTAGAACTTTAAATACGCGTTCCTGGTTCATCCCAGCAGCTCCTCGAATTTCTTCACGGCCGACACAGTGATCAACACTTTGTCGTATGCGATCAGACTAACTGGATCGGAACCTTGAACATCACGCACGTCGACGTGAGGCAGGTTACGAGCAGCCAGGTACAGATTCTGGTCAACAGCGTCAGACACGATCAGAACATCGGTCAGACCCATGCCATTCAGCTTGCCCAGCAGGTCTTTGGTTTTCGGTGCTTCGACAGCGAAGTCCTGAACCACGACCAG encodes:
- the rplB gene encoding 50S ribosomal protein L2, which produces MAIVKCKPTSPGRRFVVKVVNQELHKGAPHAPLLEKKSKSGGRNNNGRITTRHVGGGHKQHYRLVDFRRNDKDGIAATVERIEYDPNRTAHIALLLYADGERRYIIAPKGVSAGDQLIAGALAPIKPGNALQLRNIPVGSTVHGIELKPGKGAQIARSAGASAQLIAREGVYVTLRLRSGEMRKVLAECRATLGEVSNSEHSLRSLGKAGAKRWRGVRPTVRGVAMNPVDHPHGGGEGRTSGGRHPVSPWGFPTKGAKTRGNKRTDKMIVRRRK
- the rplW gene encoding 50S ribosomal protein L23 produces the protein MNQERVFKVLLGPHVSEKATVLADKKGQFVFKVATDATKLEIKKAVESLFSVKVERVTTLNVLGKSKRTARGLGKRNDWKKAVISLQPGQDLDFSSSAE